A region of Micromonospora chokoriensis DNA encodes the following proteins:
- a CDS encoding error-prone DNA polymerase — MHVVDPLAVDADGGDSPAWSRRRAQYQPPELTRPDGVVPYAELHAHTNFSFLDGASHPEELAEEAARLGLTALAVTDHDGFYGVVRFAEAARTLGLPTIFGAELSLGLPGPQNGEPDPHGSHLLVLAHGHEGYARLAATIARAQLRGGEKGRPVYGSLEEVAAELKDHVLVLTGCRKGHVPGALLTEGVDAAARELDRLTSLFGAETVAVELTDHGHPIDADRNDALADLAAAAGLPTVASNNVHYASPGRRRLATTVAAVRARRSLDEIDGWLPAAATAHLRSGAEMAARFAAYPGAVARAAEFGAELAFDLQLVAPQLPAYPVPPGHTEMSWLRKLTADGARERYGPPQAHPTAYAQLDHELNMIEELGFPGYFLVVYDIVSFCREQDIYCQGRGSAANSAVCYALRITNVDAVRHRLLFERFLAPERDGPPDIDVDIESDRREEVIQHVYTRYGREHAAQVANVISYRPRSAVRDVAKAFGYSPGQQDAWSKQIDRWGSVATVDVENIPEQVVEYANELQTFPRHLGIHSGGMVICDRPVIEVCPVEWGRMPGRSVLQWDKDDCAAVGLVKFDLLGLGMLSALHYGYDMIGSRLDLGDMTLDDPEVYDMLCRADSVGVFQVESRAQMATLPRLKPREFYDLVVEVALIRPGPIQGGSVHPFIRRKNGQEPVTFAHPLMRNALEKTLGVPLFQEQLMQLAIDLAGFDAAEADQLRRAMGAKRSVERMTRIADRLYAGMAERGITGELADDVYRKLTAFASYGFPESHAMSFAYLVYASSWLKRYHPAPFLAALLNAQPMGFYSPQTLVDDARRHGVEVRRPDINASAASAVLESTPDTRWGSGPGEPPHAWGLGGPAVRLGLSGVRTLGVDVAERIEAERAARGPYRDMPDLARRVGLTAAQLEALATADAFACFGLTRREALWAAGAAAQDRPGRLPGTVTGAAAPTLPGMEAVDRLVADVWATGLSPESHPARFIRGQLDVLGAVPIARLGRVEPGQRIRVGGIVTHRQRPATAGGVTFLNLEDETGMLNVTCSPGLWQRYRRVARTSAALVVRGRLQRHEGVTNLVADRLDAIEPPVSPASRDFR; from the coding sequence CTGCACGTGGTGGACCCGCTCGCCGTGGACGCCGACGGCGGCGACTCCCCGGCCTGGAGCCGCCGCCGCGCGCAGTACCAGCCGCCGGAGCTGACCCGCCCCGACGGCGTGGTGCCCTACGCGGAGCTGCACGCGCACACCAACTTCAGCTTCCTCGACGGTGCCAGCCACCCCGAGGAGCTGGCCGAGGAGGCGGCCCGACTGGGGCTCACCGCGCTCGCCGTCACCGACCACGACGGTTTCTACGGCGTGGTCCGCTTCGCCGAGGCGGCCCGCACGCTGGGTCTGCCGACCATCTTCGGCGCGGAGCTGTCCCTCGGGCTTCCCGGTCCGCAGAACGGCGAGCCCGACCCGCACGGCTCGCACCTGCTGGTGCTCGCGCACGGCCACGAGGGGTACGCCCGGCTGGCCGCCACCATCGCCCGCGCCCAGTTGCGCGGCGGGGAGAAGGGCCGCCCGGTCTACGGGAGCCTGGAGGAGGTCGCCGCCGAGCTGAAAGACCACGTGCTGGTGTTGACCGGCTGCCGCAAGGGGCACGTGCCGGGTGCGCTGCTCACCGAGGGGGTGGACGCGGCGGCCCGTGAACTGGACCGACTGACCTCGCTCTTCGGCGCGGAGACGGTGGCGGTGGAGCTGACCGACCACGGCCACCCGATCGACGCCGACCGCAACGACGCGCTCGCCGACCTGGCCGCCGCGGCCGGGCTGCCGACGGTGGCCAGCAACAACGTGCACTACGCCAGCCCCGGCCGGCGGCGGTTGGCCACCACCGTCGCCGCCGTCCGGGCCCGGCGCAGCCTGGACGAGATCGACGGCTGGCTGCCGGCGGCGGCCACCGCCCACCTGCGCAGCGGCGCGGAGATGGCGGCCCGGTTCGCCGCGTACCCGGGTGCGGTGGCGCGGGCCGCCGAGTTCGGCGCCGAGTTGGCCTTCGACCTGCAACTGGTCGCGCCGCAGCTGCCGGCGTACCCGGTGCCGCCGGGGCACACGGAGATGAGCTGGTTGCGGAAGCTGACCGCCGACGGGGCACGTGAGCGGTACGGCCCTCCGCAGGCGCACCCGACGGCGTACGCGCAACTCGACCACGAGCTGAACATGATCGAGGAGCTGGGTTTCCCCGGCTACTTCCTGGTGGTCTACGACATCGTCTCGTTCTGCCGCGAGCAGGACATCTACTGCCAGGGTCGGGGTTCGGCGGCCAACTCGGCGGTCTGCTACGCGTTGCGGATCACCAATGTGGACGCGGTCCGGCACCGACTGCTCTTCGAGCGGTTCCTCGCCCCGGAACGGGACGGCCCACCCGACATCGACGTGGACATCGAGTCCGACCGTCGGGAGGAGGTGATCCAGCACGTCTACACCCGTTACGGCCGGGAGCACGCCGCCCAGGTCGCCAACGTCATCTCCTACCGCCCCCGGTCGGCGGTGCGGGACGTGGCCAAGGCGTTCGGTTACTCGCCGGGGCAGCAGGACGCCTGGAGCAAGCAGATCGACAGGTGGGGTTCGGTCGCCACCGTCGACGTCGAGAACATCCCCGAGCAGGTGGTGGAGTACGCCAACGAGCTGCAGACGTTCCCCCGGCACCTGGGCATCCACTCGGGCGGCATGGTGATCTGCGACCGCCCGGTGATCGAGGTGTGCCCGGTGGAGTGGGGGCGGATGCCCGGGCGCAGCGTCCTGCAGTGGGACAAGGACGACTGCGCGGCGGTCGGGCTGGTCAAGTTCGACCTGCTCGGCCTGGGCATGCTCTCCGCGTTGCACTACGGCTACGACATGATCGGGTCCCGGCTCGACCTCGGTGACATGACCCTGGACGACCCGGAGGTCTACGACATGCTCTGCCGGGCCGACTCGGTCGGGGTGTTCCAGGTGGAGAGCCGCGCGCAGATGGCCACCCTGCCCCGGCTCAAGCCCCGCGAGTTCTACGACCTGGTGGTGGAGGTGGCGCTGATCCGGCCCGGCCCGATCCAGGGCGGCTCGGTGCACCCGTTCATCCGGCGTAAGAACGGCCAGGAGCCGGTGACCTTCGCGCACCCGCTGATGCGTAACGCGCTGGAGAAGACCCTGGGTGTGCCGCTGTTCCAGGAGCAGTTGATGCAGCTCGCCATCGACCTGGCCGGCTTCGACGCGGCCGAGGCCGACCAGTTGCGTCGGGCGATGGGCGCGAAACGGTCGGTGGAGCGGATGACCCGGATCGCCGACCGGCTCTACGCCGGGATGGCCGAGCGGGGCATCACCGGTGAGTTGGCCGACGACGTCTACCGCAAGCTCACCGCGTTCGCCAGTTACGGCTTCCCGGAGAGCCACGCGATGAGCTTCGCCTATCTGGTCTACGCCAGCTCCTGGCTCAAGCGCTACCACCCGGCGCCGTTCCTGGCGGCGCTGCTCAACGCCCAGCCGATGGGGTTCTACTCCCCGCAGACCCTGGTCGACGACGCCCGCCGGCACGGAGTGGAGGTCCGTCGTCCGGACATCAACGCCAGCGCGGCGTCGGCGGTGCTGGAGTCCACCCCGGACACCCGGTGGGGCAGTGGGCCGGGGGAGCCGCCGCACGCCTGGGGGCTGGGCGGTCCCGCCGTCCGGCTCGGGCTGTCCGGCGTGCGTACCCTCGGTGTGGACGTGGCCGAGCGGATCGAGGCCGAGCGGGCCGCGCGCGGGCCGTACCGGGACATGCCTGATCTGGCCCGGCGGGTCGGTCTCACCGCCGCGCAGTTGGAGGCCCTGGCCACCGCGGACGCCTTCGCCTGTTTCGGGTTGACCCGGCGGGAGGCGTTGTGGGCCGCCGGGGCGGCGGCGCAGGACCGGCCGGGCCGGTTGCCTGGCACGGTGACCGGGGCGGCGGCGCCCACGCTGCCCGGGATGGAGGCGGTGGACCGGCTGGTCGCCGACGTGTGGGCCACCGGGTTGTCGCCGGAGAGCCACCCGGCCCGGTTCATCCGGGGTCAGCTCGACGTGCTCGGCGCGGTGCCGATCGCCCGACTCGGTCGGGTGGAGCCGGGGCAGCGCATCCGGGTCGGTGGCATCGTCACCCACCGGCAACGCCCGGCGACCGCGGGTGGTGTCACCTTCCTCAACCTGGAGGATGAGACGGGGATGCTCAACGTCACCTGTTCGCCGGGGCTGTGGCAGCGCTACCGGCGGGTGGCCCGGACCAGCGCCGCGTTGGTGGTCAGGGGGCGGTTGCAGCGGCACGAGGGGGTGACCAACCTGGTGGCCGATCGGTTGGACGCCATCGAGCCACCGGTCAGCCCCGCCTCCCGGGACTTCCGCTGA
- a CDS encoding methyltransferase domain-containing protein, which yields MDRVTRLDRVEQTRGRFAGPPLTPRTAVIWSVLRAELDRRGDAELTVLDVGGGTGGFAVPLARAGHRVTVVDASPDALAALTRRAAEAGVADRIAAVQGDGDALAGLVEPAGVDLVLCHAVLEVVDDPAPVVAALATALRPGGAASVLVAGRAAAVLGRAMNGHLDVAAALATDPAGAAGPRDTLRRRYDAASAAALLGAAGLVVEEIHGVRVLADLLPAAVADGQPAALVELERALAAQPPYRDLAAQLHLFARRPA from the coding sequence ATGGACCGGGTGACTAGGCTCGACCGGGTGGAGCAGACCCGAGGCCGGTTCGCCGGGCCGCCGCTGACCCCCCGTACCGCCGTGATCTGGTCGGTGCTCCGCGCCGAACTGGACCGGCGCGGTGACGCCGAGCTCACCGTGCTGGACGTGGGCGGCGGCACCGGCGGTTTCGCCGTACCGCTGGCCCGCGCCGGGCACCGGGTCACAGTGGTCGACGCCAGCCCCGACGCGCTCGCCGCGCTCACCCGCCGGGCCGCCGAGGCCGGCGTGGCCGACCGGATCGCCGCCGTGCAGGGCGACGGTGACGCCCTCGCCGGGCTGGTCGAGCCGGCCGGCGTCGACCTGGTGCTCTGCCACGCCGTGCTGGAGGTGGTCGACGACCCCGCGCCGGTGGTGGCCGCGCTGGCCACCGCGCTGCGTCCCGGCGGCGCGGCCAGTGTGCTGGTGGCCGGCCGGGCCGCCGCCGTGCTGGGCCGGGCGATGAACGGTCACCTCGACGTCGCGGCTGCGCTGGCCACCGACCCGGCCGGTGCCGCCGGGCCGAGGGACACCCTGCGGCGACGCTACGACGCCGCGAGCGCCGCCGCGCTGCTCGGCGCCGCCGGGCTCGTGGTCGAGGAGATCCACGGGGTACGCGTGCTGGCCGACCTGCTGCCGGCGGCCGTCGCCGACGGGCAGCCCGCCGCCCTGGTCGAGTTGGAACGCGCGTTGGCCGCCCAGCCGCCGTACCGGGACCTGGCCGCCCAACTGCACCTGTTCGCCCGCCGGCCGGCATGA
- a CDS encoding alkaline phosphatase family protein produces MSESSGVAPLAVLGPDRGGGRLADVLPSALAVLGVPGSADPLGLVPALAGVRRVAVLLVDGLGWYQLPTAAPYAPTLAGLAATVARPLIAGFPSTTPTSLVSLGTGVAPGAHGVLGFTVRVPGTDRVLTHTDWAADPSPSTWQPVTTQLERARAAGVAVTVVSRPEFGGSGLTVAANRGGDFRGAAGGEAVAAAMLAALAAGDGPTLVSGYHADLDRYGHVYGVDSEPWRVAATEVDTLLARLVDGLPSDAALLVTADHGQLDVPAEHRFDLDTDPRLRAGLRLVAGEARVRYLHVEPGAVEDVLAAWSEVLGDAARVSTRDEAVATGWFGPVPEEHLGRIGDVVVTCNDTYAVMASRTERPMASKLVAYHGSDTAVELTVPLLVVRG; encoded by the coding sequence ATGAGCGAGTCGTCGGGCGTGGCACCGCTGGCGGTCCTCGGACCGGACCGCGGCGGCGGCCGTCTCGCCGACGTGCTGCCCAGCGCGCTCGCCGTGCTGGGCGTCCCCGGCTCGGCCGACCCGCTCGGGCTCGTCCCCGCCCTGGCGGGGGTACGCCGGGTCGCCGTGCTGCTGGTCGACGGGCTCGGGTGGTACCAGCTGCCGACCGCCGCGCCGTACGCGCCGACCCTCGCCGGCCTCGCGGCGACGGTGGCCCGGCCACTGATCGCCGGTTTTCCGTCCACCACCCCGACGAGTCTGGTGTCGCTGGGCACCGGCGTCGCGCCCGGCGCGCACGGGGTGCTCGGCTTCACCGTGCGGGTGCCCGGCACCGACCGGGTGCTCACCCACACCGACTGGGCCGCCGACCCGTCGCCGTCGACCTGGCAACCGGTCACCACCCAGCTGGAGCGTGCCCGCGCCGCCGGTGTGGCGGTGACGGTGGTGAGTCGGCCGGAGTTCGGCGGCAGCGGTCTGACGGTCGCCGCCAACCGGGGAGGCGACTTCCGGGGCGCCGCCGGTGGGGAGGCGGTGGCCGCCGCCATGCTGGCCGCGCTGGCCGCCGGTGACGGGCCGACCCTGGTCTCCGGCTACCACGCCGACCTGGACCGGTACGGGCACGTCTACGGCGTCGACTCGGAGCCCTGGCGGGTCGCCGCCACCGAGGTGGACACCCTGCTCGCCCGGCTGGTCGACGGGCTGCCGTCGGACGCGGCACTGCTGGTGACCGCCGACCACGGCCAGCTCGACGTACCCGCCGAACACCGCTTCGACCTGGACACCGACCCACGGCTGCGCGCCGGGTTGCGGCTGGTGGCCGGTGAGGCCCGGGTCCGCTACCTGCACGTCGAGCCGGGCGCGGTCGAGGATGTCCTGGCCGCCTGGTCGGAGGTGCTGGGTGACGCGGCCCGGGTCAGTACCCGCGACGAGGCGGTGGCCACCGGCTGGTTCGGGCCGGTGCCCGAGGAACACCTGGGCCGGATCGGCGACGTGGTGGTGACCTGCAACGACACGTACGCGGTCATGGCCAGCCGCACCGAGCGGCCGATGGCGTCGAAGCTGGTCGCGTACCACGGGTCGGACACGGCGGTCGAGCTGACCGTGCCGCTGCTGGTCGTCCGCGGCTGA
- a CDS encoding DNA polymerase IV — protein sequence MGRSQSLPRGDDPRFGPDADDSDSPILHVDMDAFFAAVEVRRRPELRGRPVVVGGVGPRGVVSSASYEARRYGVRSAMPTSQARARCPHAVYLPPDFTAYSAASRAVMQIFRDVTPLVEPLSLDEAFLDVTGARRLFGSPATIARLIRRRVADEQALTCSVGVAPSKFVAKLGSTRAKPDGLLVVPPGQVLDFLHPLPVDALWGVGERAAEALRRLGLSTVGDLAEAPVGMLRRAVGAASAAHLHELAWGRDPRGVSPEHVDKSIGAEVTFDVDVADPLEIRRALLALSAKVGVRLRGSGQVGRTVALKVRLADFRTVSRSRTLDVPTDTAREMFDTVWALYTALDPGERIRLVGVRVEGLASAQDAPRQLTLGAPERGWREAEAAADAAAARFGRSVIGPASLMGDADARRKENPPHP from the coding sequence ATGGGCCGCAGCCAGTCGTTGCCCCGGGGCGACGATCCGCGCTTCGGGCCGGACGCCGACGATTCCGACAGCCCGATCCTGCACGTCGACATGGACGCGTTCTTCGCCGCCGTCGAGGTGCGCCGCCGACCCGAGCTGCGCGGCCGGCCGGTGGTCGTCGGCGGCGTCGGCCCCCGAGGGGTGGTCAGCTCGGCCAGTTACGAGGCCCGCCGCTACGGGGTGCGCAGCGCGATGCCGACCAGCCAGGCGCGGGCCCGCTGCCCGCACGCGGTCTACCTGCCACCGGACTTCACCGCCTACAGCGCCGCCTCCCGGGCGGTCATGCAGATCTTCCGGGATGTCACCCCGCTGGTCGAGCCGCTCTCCCTCGACGAGGCGTTCCTCGACGTCACCGGTGCCCGCCGACTCTTCGGCTCCCCGGCCACCATCGCCCGGCTGATCCGCCGCCGGGTCGCCGACGAGCAGGCCCTGACCTGCTCGGTCGGGGTGGCGCCGAGCAAGTTCGTGGCCAAGCTGGGCTCCACCCGCGCCAAACCGGACGGCCTGCTGGTCGTGCCGCCGGGGCAGGTGCTCGACTTCCTGCACCCGCTGCCGGTGGACGCGCTGTGGGGGGTGGGGGAGCGCGCCGCCGAGGCGCTGCGCCGGCTCGGCCTGTCCACCGTCGGTGACCTCGCCGAGGCGCCGGTGGGCATGCTCCGCCGGGCGGTCGGTGCGGCCTCGGCGGCGCACCTGCACGAGCTGGCCTGGGGGCGCGACCCGCGCGGGGTCAGCCCGGAGCACGTCGACAAGTCGATCGGCGCCGAGGTGACCTTCGACGTCGACGTCGCCGACCCGTTGGAGATCCGCCGCGCGTTGCTCGCGCTGAGCGCGAAGGTCGGCGTCCGGTTACGCGGTTCCGGGCAGGTCGGGCGCACCGTGGCGCTCAAGGTCCGGCTGGCGGATTTCCGCACCGTCAGCCGCTCCCGCACCCTCGACGTGCCCACCGACACCGCCCGGGAGATGTTCGACACGGTCTGGGCGCTCTACACCGCATTGGACCCGGGCGAGCGGATCCGACTCGTCGGGGTCCGGGTCGAAGGGCTCGCCTCGGCGCAGGACGCCCCCCGGCAGCTCACTCTCGGCGCACCCGAGCGTGGCTGGCGCGAAGCGGAGGCTGCCGCGGACGCCGCCGCTGCCCGTTTCGGGCGGTCCGTCATAGGTCCGGCCAGTCTGATGGGCGACGCTGATGCCCGCCGAAAGGAAAATCCACCCCACCCGTAG
- a CDS encoding DUF3040 domain-containing protein produces MPLSEHEQRLFEQIERSLAEDPKFASAVRASDPRFHARRRLLVAAGVIIAGLALLVYGAVIKTPPLAVAGFVVMLASAAFAVQSHRRAQSPDLHVVGGTTSRRRPRGGRSGRRSSLLDRMEDRWRQRPEGHR; encoded by the coding sequence GTGCCGCTCTCGGAGCACGAGCAGCGGCTGTTCGAGCAGATCGAGCGGTCGCTTGCCGAGGACCCCAAATTCGCCTCGGCCGTGCGCGCCAGCGATCCGCGCTTCCACGCGCGGCGTCGCCTGCTCGTCGCCGCCGGCGTCATCATCGCTGGCTTGGCTCTACTGGTCTATGGCGCGGTGATCAAGACTCCACCGCTGGCGGTGGCAGGCTTCGTCGTCATGCTGGCGTCGGCCGCGTTCGCGGTGCAGTCGCACCGGCGGGCACAGTCACCGGACCTGCATGTGGTGGGCGGCACGACGAGTCGTCGTCGCCCCCGTGGTGGCCGATCCGGTCGCCGGTCGTCGCTCCTGGACCGCATGGAGGACAGGTGGCGGCAGCGCCCGGAGGGGCACCGGTGA
- a CDS encoding transglutaminase TgpA family protein, translating to MNASRNIGVVAAAATVLAAAPLSAIFESWTWLIESIIAVTVVAGVAALTRLARAPLWGQVLGMLAGLTLALTWLFPSGSELFAFLPTPSTFAHFSELVAGSAEDMRSYGVEVPDTDPLLFITVLGVAGVAVLVDVLAVGLRRPALAGLPMLAIYSVPVAVYVDSVPAVPFVVGAAGYLWLLVTDNVDRVRRFGRRFTGDGRDVDVWEASPLASAGRRLAVIGVAVAVVLPLAVPGMTGGMLDSISRGSGNGTGSGNGSGGTSGRIDLFASLAGQLNQSQVFDMVKVTTNEPNPFYLRYAVADELRPAGFLARSPSGRPANRDLPDPADRAAQGVQRTTYRATVEVTKSLSMALMPVYAEPVRTEDLSGNWLYDPNQQIVFSNRENSRGRKYSFDYVRSTYTPAVLRAAPTLPAEHPVRRQMTATPDRVPEVDELVAGLIQGKRTDYDRVLAIYSHFSADNGFKYRLSTESGSSGQDIVNFLTNKVGYCQQYAASMAWLVRAAGIPARVAFGFTNGSNRDGDTITLTNLNLHAWTEVFFDGVGWVPFDATPAYGVPGSTRSAWAPDTDAPEPTTPGTGVTDTPAGPEATAGPAGPDNADREIDEGFSSGGTTPEDQPPVWPWWAAGLVALLALLAVPALRRLALRRRRGGGAIATPAATVVDDGTEPGARAVVVTMDADRARADAHAAWAELLDTLVDFRVPVDLTETPRATADRLVRDTLDDAAAVESAQLLGRAEERARYARDPLTGERLSPALRTVRGALAARADRRTRLLAAVLPPSVLLRWRTGLADSSSRVVALTGRARYQLLRWNPRRLLADRAAR from the coding sequence ATGAACGCCAGTCGCAACATCGGTGTGGTGGCGGCCGCGGCGACAGTGCTGGCGGCCGCGCCGCTGTCGGCCATCTTCGAGAGTTGGACGTGGCTGATCGAGTCCATCATCGCGGTCACGGTGGTGGCCGGGGTGGCCGCGTTGACCAGGCTCGCCCGAGCGCCCCTGTGGGGTCAGGTGCTGGGCATGCTCGCCGGCCTGACCCTCGCCCTGACCTGGTTGTTCCCCAGCGGCTCGGAGCTGTTCGCCTTCCTGCCCACGCCGAGCACGTTCGCGCACTTCAGCGAGCTGGTCGCGGGGTCCGCCGAGGACATGCGCTCGTACGGCGTCGAGGTTCCCGACACCGACCCGTTGCTGTTCATCACCGTGCTCGGCGTCGCCGGGGTGGCGGTGCTCGTCGACGTCCTGGCCGTCGGGCTGCGTCGGCCCGCGCTGGCCGGGCTGCCGATGCTCGCCATCTACTCGGTGCCGGTCGCCGTCTACGTCGACAGCGTCCCCGCGGTGCCGTTCGTGGTGGGCGCCGCCGGTTACCTCTGGCTGCTGGTCACCGACAACGTCGACCGCGTACGCCGCTTCGGGCGGCGGTTCACCGGTGACGGCCGCGACGTCGACGTGTGGGAGGCCTCGCCGCTGGCGTCCGCCGGCCGCCGGCTCGCGGTGATCGGGGTGGCCGTGGCCGTGGTCCTGCCCCTGGCGGTGCCGGGCATGACCGGTGGGATGCTCGACAGCATCAGCCGGGGGTCGGGGAACGGCACCGGGAGCGGGAACGGCTCGGGCGGCACGTCGGGTCGGATCGACCTGTTCGCGTCGCTCGCCGGCCAGCTCAACCAGTCGCAGGTGTTCGACATGGTCAAGGTCACCACCAACGAGCCGAACCCGTTCTACCTGCGCTACGCGGTGGCCGACGAGCTGCGTCCGGCTGGTTTCCTGGCGCGCAGCCCGAGCGGCCGGCCGGCCAACCGGGACCTGCCGGACCCGGCCGACCGGGCCGCCCAAGGCGTGCAGCGCACCACCTACCGGGCGACGGTCGAGGTCACCAAGAGCCTGAGCATGGCGCTGATGCCGGTGTACGCCGAGCCGGTGCGCACCGAGGACCTCAGCGGCAACTGGCTGTACGACCCCAACCAGCAGATCGTCTTCTCCAACCGGGAGAACTCCCGGGGCCGCAAATACTCCTTCGACTACGTCCGCTCGACATACACCCCGGCGGTGCTGCGGGCCGCGCCGACGCTTCCGGCGGAGCATCCGGTACGTCGGCAGATGACCGCCACCCCCGACCGGGTGCCCGAGGTGGACGAGCTGGTCGCGGGGCTGATCCAGGGCAAGCGCACCGACTACGACCGGGTGCTGGCGATCTACTCGCACTTCTCGGCGGACAACGGTTTCAAATACCGGCTCAGCACCGAGAGCGGCAGCAGCGGGCAGGACATCGTCAACTTCCTGACCAACAAGGTCGGCTACTGCCAGCAGTACGCGGCGTCGATGGCCTGGCTGGTCCGGGCGGCCGGCATCCCGGCGCGGGTGGCGTTCGGGTTCACCAACGGCAGCAACCGCGACGGTGACACGATCACCCTGACCAACCTCAACCTGCACGCCTGGACCGAGGTCTTCTTCGACGGTGTCGGTTGGGTGCCCTTCGACGCCACCCCGGCGTACGGGGTGCCCGGCTCCACCCGATCGGCCTGGGCGCCGGACACTGACGCACCGGAGCCGACGACGCCGGGCACCGGTGTCACGGACACCCCGGCCGGTCCCGAGGCGACGGCTGGGCCGGCCGGACCGGACAACGCGGACCGGGAGATCGACGAGGGGTTCTCCTCCGGCGGCACCACCCCCGAGGACCAGCCGCCGGTATGGCCGTGGTGGGCGGCAGGGCTGGTGGCCCTGCTGGCTCTCCTCGCGGTGCCCGCTCTGCGCCGGCTCGCGCTACGCCGGCGACGGGGCGGGGGTGCGATCGCCACGCCGGCTGCCACGGTCGTCGACGACGGCACCGAGCCTGGTGCCCGTGCGGTGGTGGTCACCATGGACGCCGACCGTGCCCGCGCCGACGCCCACGCCGCCTGGGCGGAGTTGCTCGACACCCTGGTGGACTTCCGGGTTCCGGTGGATCTGACGGAAACGCCCAGGGCGACCGCGGACCGGCTCGTTCGGGACACGCTCGACGACGCCGCGGCGGTGGAGTCGGCACAACTGCTCGGCAGGGCGGAGGAGCGGGCCCGGTACGCGCGGGATCCGCTGACCGGTGAACGGTTGTCGCCAGCTCTCCGCACGGTCCGTGGGGCGCTCGCCGCGCGGGCGGACCGACGGACCCGTCTCCTCGCGGCGGTGCTACCACCGTCGGTGCTGCTGCGGTGGAGGACCGGCCTTGCGGACTCCTCCAGCCGAGTGGTGGCGCTGACCGGGCGGGCCCGGTACCAGTTGCTGCGCTGGAACCCCCGGCGGCTGCTGGCCGACCGGGCGGCCCGCTGA
- a CDS encoding DUF58 domain-containing protein, which translates to MRAGLRGLTTRGRSFLAAGLAAAISAGILGEKDLLRVAVLLGILPLLAAAYVGRSRYKLACNRSLDPHRVPVGANSRVVLRLQNLSRLPTGTLLLEDRLPYALGSRPRVVLERLGAHQATSVAYTVRADVRGRYDVGPLVVRMTDPFGLCELTRSFPSTDHLTVIPQVTPLPSVRLPGEYAGSGDSRARSVAVHGEDDAATREYRRGDDLRRVHWKSTARTGELMVRREEQPWESRATVVLDTRAYGHRGEGPTASFEWSVSAAASIAVHLRQAGYKLRLVTGSGADVDASEAGGDGTLLDHLAEVRLDQRAEVTDLVQRVRQRSDGGLIIGLFGTVSVAEAELLAGLRGNGATCVGFLLNSSTWLSLPEKARAEAEHAHATAVLAMVRSGWRVVGVDHGSRLPALWPQAGRGSQGFALRAALAETVAGGVR; encoded by the coding sequence GTGCGTGCCGGGCTGCGCGGGCTGACCACCCGCGGGCGCTCCTTCCTCGCCGCCGGTCTCGCGGCGGCGATCTCGGCGGGCATCCTGGGCGAGAAGGATCTGCTGCGGGTGGCGGTGCTGTTGGGCATCCTGCCGTTGCTGGCCGCGGCCTATGTCGGGCGCAGCCGCTACAAGCTGGCCTGCAACCGCTCACTGGACCCGCACCGGGTCCCGGTCGGCGCCAACTCCCGGGTGGTGCTGCGCCTGCAGAACCTCTCCCGGCTGCCGACCGGCACCCTCCTTCTCGAAGACCGGCTGCCCTACGCGCTGGGCAGCCGGCCCCGGGTGGTGTTGGAGCGGCTCGGCGCGCACCAGGCCACCTCCGTGGCGTACACGGTGCGGGCCGACGTGCGGGGTCGCTACGACGTGGGTCCGCTGGTGGTCCGGATGACCGACCCGTTCGGCCTGTGCGAGCTCACCAGGTCCTTCCCCAGCACCGACCACCTGACGGTCATCCCGCAGGTCACCCCGCTGCCGTCGGTGCGGCTCCCCGGGGAGTACGCGGGCAGCGGCGACAGCCGGGCCCGGTCCGTGGCGGTGCACGGCGAGGACGACGCGGCGACCCGGGAGTACCGGCGCGGTGACGACCTGCGGCGGGTGCACTGGAAGTCCACCGCCCGCACCGGCGAGCTGATGGTGCGGCGCGAGGAGCAGCCGTGGGAGAGCCGGGCCACAGTGGTCCTGGACACCCGCGCCTACGGCCACCGGGGCGAGGGGCCGACGGCGAGCTTCGAGTGGTCCGTCTCCGCCGCCGCGAGCATCGCCGTCCACCTGCGCCAGGCCGGTTACAAGTTGCGTCTGGTCACCGGCTCCGGTGCGGACGTGGACGCCTCGGAGGCCGGTGGTGACGGGACGCTGCTCGACCACCTCGCGGAGGTCCGGCTGGATCAACGCGCCGAGGTGACCGACCTCGTGCAACGGGTCCGCCAACGCTCGGACGGCGGTCTGATCATCGGGCTGTTCGGCACGGTGAGCGTGGCCGAGGCCGAGCTGCTGGCCGGGCTGCGCGGCAACGGCGCCACCTGTGTCGGGTTCCTGCTGAACAGCTCGACCTGGCTCAGCCTGCCAGAGAAGGCCCGGGCCGAGGCGGAGCACGCGCACGCCACCGCCGTCCTCGCCATGGTGCGCAGCGGCTGGCGGGTGGTCGGGGTCGACCACGGCAGCCGACTGCCCGCGTTGTGGCCGCAGGCCGGTCGGGGTTCCCAGGGCTTCGCCCTACGCGCCGCACTGGCCGAGACGGTGGCCGGCGGCGTGCGATGA